A single region of the Microbulbifer sp. MKSA007 genome encodes:
- a CDS encoding sigma-70 family RNA polymerase sigma factor: MELRDQLFQQATTEYTEGVSRLVHSYVRSKAEHDDLLQEIWLGLWRALPTFRGDASLKTFVYRIAHNRCVTELTRRKTYHGSDDELLELEDHQPGPAERLVAERKSEQLVRAVQKLPLGLRQTLTLRLEGLSYAEISEVLGITESNIAVRLNRAKERLNICLLGSEK; encoded by the coding sequence GTGGAATTACGGGATCAATTATTTCAACAAGCGACTACGGAATATACCGAAGGGGTTTCCCGGCTGGTACATAGCTATGTGCGATCAAAAGCCGAGCATGATGATCTGTTACAGGAAATCTGGCTGGGACTCTGGCGGGCCCTGCCGACATTTCGCGGTGATGCCAGCTTAAAAACCTTTGTATATCGTATCGCACATAACCGCTGTGTGACCGAGCTGACCCGTAGAAAAACTTATCATGGGAGTGATGATGAATTACTGGAGCTTGAGGACCACCAGCCGGGCCCCGCAGAGCGATTGGTAGCCGAACGCAAGTCTGAACAGCTGGTTCGTGCAGTGCAGAAATTACCCTTAGGACTCCGGCAGACATTGACTCTTCGCCTGGAAGGCCTGAGCTATGCGGAAATCTCTGAAGTTCTGGGTATTACCGAGTCCAATATTGCAGTGCGGCTCAACCGGGCAAAAGAGCGTCTCAATATCTGCCTTTTGGGAAGTGAAAAATGA
- a CDS encoding DNA-3-methyladenine glycosylase I: protein MAEKRCDWCLSTPLYQSYHDEEWGRPVTDDQTLFEFLLLEGAQAGLSWITVLNKRENYRKLFNNFDAEKIARYTPKKVEKLLLNPGIIRNRLKVESAIKNARATLELRDRGISLKDFLWQFTGGRVIVNRPRSMKQVPATTAESDAMSKALKKAGFSFVGSTIMYAHMQATGMVNDHLETCPAHQRCVDDAQNLGLA, encoded by the coding sequence ATGGCGGAAAAGCGTTGTGATTGGTGCCTGTCTACACCGCTTTATCAAAGTTACCACGATGAAGAGTGGGGTAGGCCGGTTACCGATGATCAAACCCTGTTTGAGTTTTTGTTGTTGGAGGGGGCCCAGGCGGGCTTATCTTGGATTACAGTGCTCAATAAGCGGGAGAATTACCGTAAATTGTTTAATAATTTTGATGCTGAAAAAATTGCTCGGTATACCCCTAAAAAGGTAGAGAAACTACTTCTCAACCCGGGAATTATTCGCAACCGGCTCAAGGTTGAATCGGCCATCAAGAATGCACGGGCAACCCTCGAGTTGCGCGATCGCGGTATATCCTTAAAGGATTTTCTCTGGCAGTTCACCGGTGGAAGAGTGATTGTTAATCGCCCCCGCTCCATGAAGCAGGTGCCGGCCACAACAGCAGAATCTGATGCGATGAGTAAGGCGTTAAAGAAAGCGGGTTTTAGTTTTGTGGGATCAACCATTATGTATGCGCATATGCAGGCAACTGGAATGGTCAATGATCACTTGGAAACGTGTCCGGCTCATCAGCGTTGTGTCGATGATGCACAGAATTTAGGTTTGGCTTGA
- a CDS encoding GNAT family protein, which produces MTKKPIVVNSDIKLDPLLDSDTQIIFTLIENNRPLLEKYLYWAKLVVDLPTTEKYIADRVFSNSFGASWYKIHYSDKVVGIFGIKEIDLKKQNAEIGYWLCKSCHGNGIVTRIVNKISSYLKDLHDIQALKIHCLSENSASIAVAERVGGVHSETIPNYYSIDGIFQDLKIYTVPT; this is translated from the coding sequence ATGACTAAGAAGCCTATAGTAGTAAACAGTGATATCAAACTCGATCCACTTTTGGATAGTGACACACAAATCATCTTTACCTTAATTGAAAATAACAGACCACTGCTAGAGAAATATCTCTATTGGGCAAAGCTTGTTGTCGACCTCCCAACCACAGAAAAATATATTGCCGACAGAGTATTTAGCAATAGTTTCGGAGCATCCTGGTACAAGATCCACTATTCGGACAAGGTAGTCGGGATCTTTGGTATCAAGGAAATTGACCTTAAAAAACAAAATGCAGAAATAGGGTATTGGTTATGTAAAAGCTGCCATGGCAATGGAATCGTAACTCGAATCGTAAATAAAATATCTAGCTACTTGAAAGATCTGCACGATATTCAAGCGTTGAAAATTCACTGCTTATCTGAAAACAGTGCCAGCATAGCCGTAGCAGAACGCGTAGGTGGAGTGCATAGTGAAACTATTCCAAATTATTATTCGATTGATGGAATATTCCAGGACTTGAAAATCTACACAGTTCCTACCTGA
- a CDS encoding organic hydroperoxide resistance protein, whose protein sequence is MQTVYTAVATANGGRDGEAQSSDGKLSVKLSIPKELGGPGGDGTNPEQLFAAGYSACFIGALKFVAGKEKVKVPEETTVRAEVGIGPQGKGFGLDIDLYIDLPGLDQATAEKIANTAHDEVCPYSNATRGNVDVRLHISS, encoded by the coding sequence ATGCAAACAGTTTACACCGCAGTAGCAACGGCAAATGGCGGCCGTGATGGCGAAGCTCAATCATCAGATGGAAAGTTAAGCGTCAAGCTCAGTATTCCCAAAGAGCTTGGCGGCCCCGGTGGCGATGGCACCAACCCAGAGCAACTGTTTGCTGCGGGTTACTCTGCCTGCTTTATTGGCGCTCTTAAGTTTGTCGCCGGTAAAGAGAAAGTAAAAGTCCCGGAAGAAACCACTGTGCGCGCTGAAGTTGGAATCGGTCCCCAGGGTAAGGGGTTTGGTCTGGATATTGACCTCTATATCGATCTTCCCGGCCTGGATCAAGCGACGGCAGAAAAAATTGCCAACACCGCTCACGATGAAGTTTGCCCTTATTCCAATGCAACCCGAGGCAATGTTGATGTGCGCCTGCACATATCTTCTTAA
- a CDS encoding LysR family transcriptional regulator, whose protein sequence is MIKDLEINHLKTLEILFRVESISLAAEHLQVSQQAISLQLKKIRKIVGDDLFVRTGHGMAPTSYAKFIEPQIRQVLTLLSEIPAPGSLDSSQTSRTLVISATDYAQKVVVAELIQRVRQYAPKVKFIVTNIESVSLTQKMHQGEIDLAFTSAGYVPDGINTQVLFNERYVCVSANPMYSLDELVPIDQLMQSDFVITSPGIGGLRGSADRWLEGQDLKREIVVSAPSFYIAQEFLKRTDALAFIPSRLMPCEGLVEITLDKYPPGYEVVAAFHPRVENDPLVSWILNDLHQRFSKSIAS, encoded by the coding sequence ATGATCAAAGATCTTGAAATTAATCACTTAAAAACCCTGGAAATACTATTCAGGGTTGAAAGTATCTCCCTTGCCGCAGAGCATCTGCAGGTTTCGCAGCAAGCTATCAGTTTGCAACTGAAGAAGATTAGAAAAATAGTTGGGGATGATCTATTTGTGCGTACTGGGCATGGGATGGCTCCCACCAGTTATGCAAAATTTATAGAACCACAGATTCGACAGGTGCTGACGTTACTCAGTGAGATTCCCGCTCCGGGCTCTCTTGATTCAAGCCAGACTTCCCGGACCCTGGTGATCTCTGCTACAGATTACGCGCAAAAAGTGGTTGTTGCCGAGTTGATCCAAAGGGTCAGGCAATATGCGCCGAAAGTGAAATTTATTGTCACTAATATTGAAAGCGTCTCGCTCACCCAGAAAATGCATCAGGGAGAAATTGACTTAGCTTTCACATCAGCGGGGTATGTGCCTGATGGAATTAATACACAGGTGCTCTTTAATGAGCGTTATGTCTGTGTATCGGCTAATCCTATGTATAGTTTAGATGAGTTGGTCCCTATTGATCAGTTGATGCAATCTGATTTTGTGATTACATCGCCAGGGATTGGAGGCTTGCGCGGTTCAGCCGATCGTTGGCTAGAGGGGCAAGATCTAAAAAGAGAGATTGTTGTTTCGGCGCCCTCTTTTTATATAGCCCAGGAGTTCTTGAAAAGGACGGATGCCCTGGCCTTTATTCCCTCTAGGTTGATGCCTTGTGAGGGCTTGGTGGAAATTACCTTGGACAAGTATCCACCTGGCTACGAAGTTGTAGCCGCCTTTCATCCCCGAGTGGAAAATGATCCATTGGTAAGTTGGATTCTCAATGATCTGCACCAACGATTTTCTAAGTCAATAGCTTCCTGA
- the dtd gene encoding D-aminoacyl-tRNA deacylase, which translates to MKGLIQRVSHAQVNVAGEAVGAIDKGILLLLGIEAQDTTDSADKLLHKVLNYRIFPDDKGRMNLNLQKAGGGLLIVSQFTLVAETDRGLRPSFSRGASPEYAEELYNYFVKSSKAQFTPVATGIFAADMQVSLVNDGPVTFMLET; encoded by the coding sequence ATGAAAGGATTGATCCAAAGGGTAAGCCATGCCCAGGTTAATGTAGCGGGAGAGGCCGTTGGGGCCATAGATAAAGGTATCCTCCTGCTGCTAGGTATCGAAGCCCAGGACACTACTGATAGTGCAGATAAGCTGCTGCACAAAGTCCTGAATTACCGTATTTTTCCCGATGATAAAGGGCGTATGAATCTCAACCTCCAAAAGGCGGGAGGTGGGCTCCTGATTGTCAGTCAGTTCACACTAGTTGCCGAAACTGATAGAGGTTTACGCCCGAGCTTTAGTCGCGGCGCATCACCAGAATACGCGGAGGAGCTCTACAACTATTTCGTTAAAAGTTCCAAAGCCCAATTTACGCCAGTGGCCACTGGAATATTTGCAGCGGATATGCAGGTTTCACTAGTCAATGACGGCCCGGTAACTTTTATGCTGGAAACCTAG
- a CDS encoding SDR family oxidoreductase, producing MKHAFVTGGTGFLGANLVEQLVGDGWKVTAMHRRTSNTDMLRSLGVNLVEASLNDPQSLQAAIPDNVDALFHMAANTSMWRGGNAQQWKDNVEGAANIAKVAREKNVGRMVVTSSISAYGYHKERITEESDKLADDPHHHYLYTKKREEIAVRKEIERGLDAVFLNPCAIVGKYDTTSWAQTFFLIEKNQLPGVPPGWGSFCHAGAVARAHIDAVEKGRCGENYILAGTDASFLEFFGKIAELLHKPVPKRTTPAFLIQSIAWCSDLWSRVSGQEPVITPEKATLVTRRVVASSAKAERELGYQSGVALDIMLCECRDWLVQNNLLESK from the coding sequence ATGAAACACGCATTTGTAACCGGGGGAACCGGTTTTCTCGGCGCTAATTTGGTAGAGCAATTGGTTGGTGATGGATGGAAAGTTACCGCCATGCATCGGCGCACCTCCAATACCGATATGTTGCGCTCTCTGGGCGTCAACCTGGTTGAGGCCTCTCTGAATGACCCTCAGTCCCTTCAAGCTGCAATCCCAGATAATGTCGATGCGCTTTTCCATATGGCGGCTAATACCAGTATGTGGCGCGGCGGTAATGCCCAGCAATGGAAAGATAATGTTGAGGGGGCGGCGAATATTGCCAAAGTTGCCAGGGAGAAAAATGTAGGGCGTATGGTGGTGACCAGCTCAATTTCTGCTTATGGCTACCATAAGGAAAGAATTACTGAAGAAAGTGATAAGCTGGCAGATGACCCTCATCATCACTATCTGTACACGAAAAAAAGAGAGGAAATTGCAGTTCGCAAGGAAATTGAGCGGGGCCTGGATGCGGTATTTCTTAACCCTTGCGCAATTGTGGGTAAATACGATACCACCAGCTGGGCGCAGACCTTTTTTCTGATTGAGAAAAATCAATTACCAGGTGTTCCACCGGGCTGGGGTTCTTTTTGCCATGCCGGTGCAGTAGCGCGAGCCCATATCGATGCGGTTGAAAAGGGGCGGTGCGGCGAAAATTATATCTTGGCCGGAACGGATGCCAGTTTTTTAGAATTCTTTGGAAAGATCGCTGAGTTATTGCATAAACCTGTACCAAAACGCACCACACCGGCATTCCTAATTCAATCTATCGCCTGGTGTTCCGACCTCTGGTCTCGTGTGAGTGGGCAAGAGCCGGTTATTACTCCTGAAAAGGCCACGTTGGTAACGAGGAGAGTCGTTGCTAGTAGTGCGAAAGCTGAACGTGAACTCGGATATCAATCGGGTGTGGCTTTGGATATTATGTTGTGCGAATGTCGCGATTGGTTAGTACAGAACAATTTATTGGAGTCGAAGTGA
- a CDS encoding prolyl oligopeptidase family serine peptidase has protein sequence MKRQLVALVAGALAAVSVHAADSYPDSKPGAQIDEYFGQKVADPYRWMEKMSSDEVKSWVAKQNDHSLPRLKDLPGWQKINDRLAELWRYERYGVPYKKGDSYYYSYNTGDWDQNVFYKASSLSAEGDTVLDPRTLSEDGTIAAKRLKVSPKGRYLAYGISDGGTDWTDYRIRDLKTGKDLKEQLTGIKFSDASWAPDESGFYYSRYPFNRDGTADDSKQVAVYFHRLGDAQESDQLVYEITDHPTRNPGATVSDDGNYLLFGIFDGYDSNGFYYRDLRDESGKVVKLLDDWDGLYQYLGNKGSTFYFETSAGAPLGRVIAIDLNKPQRKHWRDLVPETTSALQSASYIGDRFVLHYLEDAKSRVLVTDTNGKKQYELKLPGVGSVKGFYGEPNEVETFYAFSNFITPPSIYHLNVQTGETKLFKQPKYAADFSDLTVSQHFYKSKDGTRVPLFLVHKKGMKRDGSNPTLLYGYGGFNSAQLPRFYNRFVGWLDMGGTLALANLRGGSEYGNAWHQAGTKTQKQNVFDDFIAAAEWLIEEKVTSPEKLAISGRSNGGLLAGATLVQRPDLFAAALPVVGVLDMLRYHTASANARQWSSDYGLSENRDEFKALHAYSPVHNTREGTCYPATLITTADRDDRVVPWHSYKFAAALQRDQGCDKPVWLAVETRAGHGAGKPVWMQVEDFANQWSFLAYQLGMKIE, from the coding sequence ATGAAGAGACAGCTAGTGGCACTGGTTGCCGGTGCACTTGCTGCGGTGAGTGTTCACGCAGCTGATAGCTATCCGGATAGTAAGCCGGGTGCTCAAATTGATGAATATTTTGGTCAAAAGGTGGCTGACCCCTATCGCTGGATGGAAAAAATGTCCAGTGATGAGGTAAAGAGTTGGGTGGCCAAACAGAATGACCATTCATTACCGCGTTTGAAGGACCTGCCCGGGTGGCAGAAAATCAATGACCGGCTTGCAGAACTATGGCGCTACGAGCGCTACGGTGTTCCGTACAAGAAGGGCGATAGCTATTACTACAGCTACAACACCGGTGATTGGGATCAGAATGTTTTCTATAAGGCTTCTAGCCTGTCTGCTGAGGGCGATACGGTCTTAGATCCACGTACCCTAAGTGAAGATGGCACTATTGCTGCCAAGCGCCTCAAAGTCAGTCCAAAGGGCCGCTATCTGGCTTACGGTATCTCGGATGGTGGCACTGACTGGACCGACTATCGTATTCGCGACCTAAAGACAGGCAAGGATCTGAAGGAACAACTGACTGGTATCAAGTTTAGTGATGCCAGTTGGGCGCCGGATGAGTCCGGTTTTTACTATAGCCGGTACCCGTTTAACAGAGATGGCACGGCGGATGATAGTAAACAGGTAGCCGTCTATTTTCACCGACTGGGAGATGCCCAGGAGAGTGATCAACTGGTCTATGAAATTACCGATCATCCCACCCGGAACCCGGGCGCGACGGTGAGTGACGATGGCAACTATCTCCTGTTTGGCATCTTCGACGGCTATGACTCGAACGGCTTTTACTATCGCGATTTACGCGATGAAAGCGGCAAGGTAGTTAAGCTTCTGGATGACTGGGATGGCCTATACCAGTATCTCGGAAATAAAGGGAGCACCTTTTACTTTGAGACCAGTGCGGGGGCGCCGCTGGGCCGTGTAATCGCTATTGATCTGAATAAGCCGCAACGCAAACACTGGCGCGATCTGGTGCCGGAGACGACTAGTGCCCTGCAGAGTGCCAGTTATATCGGTGATCGCTTTGTGCTTCACTACCTGGAGGATGCAAAATCGCGAGTGCTGGTGACCGATACTAACGGTAAGAAACAGTACGAGCTGAAGCTGCCAGGGGTGGGCTCAGTGAAGGGGTTTTATGGTGAGCCGAATGAAGTTGAGACCTTCTACGCTTTCTCTAATTTTATTACCCCGCCGAGTATCTACCACCTGAATGTACAGACTGGTGAAACCAAACTGTTCAAGCAGCCAAAATATGCAGCAGACTTTTCCGATCTGACTGTGAGTCAGCATTTCTATAAGAGTAAGGACGGTACCCGGGTGCCTCTATTCCTCGTGCATAAGAAGGGAATGAAGCGAGATGGCTCCAACCCGACGCTGCTTTATGGATATGGTGGTTTTAACTCCGCTCAGTTACCGCGCTTCTACAACCGCTTTGTCGGTTGGTTGGATATGGGCGGCACCCTGGCACTGGCCAACTTGCGCGGTGGTAGCGAGTACGGCAATGCTTGGCACCAGGCGGGTACCAAGACGCAAAAGCAAAATGTCTTCGATGATTTTATCGCTGCAGCTGAGTGGCTGATCGAGGAGAAAGTCACTTCTCCTGAAAAGCTTGCTATTAGTGGCCGCTCCAATGGTGGACTATTGGCGGGGGCAACGCTGGTACAACGACCGGATTTATTTGCGGCGGCATTACCGGTAGTCGGTGTCCTGGATATGCTGCGATATCATACCGCTTCCGCTAATGCCCGGCAGTGGTCGAGCGATTATGGGCTTAGTGAAAATCGCGATGAGTTCAAAGCGCTGCATGCCTATTCTCCGGTCCACAACACCCGTGAGGGCACCTGCTATCCGGCCACGCTAATCACCACTGCCGATCGCGATGATCGAGTGGTTCCCTGGCACAGCTACAAATTTGCGGCAGCCCTACAAAGAGATCAGGGCTGTGACAAACCGGTCTGGCTTGCCGTGGAAACTCGGGCTGGGCACGGTGCAGGCAAGCCGGTATGGATGCAGGTGGAAGACTTCGCCAATCAGTGGAGCTTCCTTGCCTACCAGCTGGGCATGAAAATCGAGTAG
- a CDS encoding superinfection immunity protein has protein sequence MNNVYRYGAIAKWFFSVSKRVKSTQSFPVSCFLLVFWFLPALIAFFLNRKHFGKILVANVPAGLSWLAWFALLAWAVTGKIRSKKGEVSECAGVQGERPAAGKPISK, from the coding sequence TTGAATAATGTTTACAGATATGGAGCAATTGCTAAGTGGTTTTTCAGCGTTTCTAAGCGAGTTAAATCTACTCAAAGCTTTCCTGTTTCTTGTTTTCTTCTTGTTTTCTGGTTTCTTCCTGCATTGATTGCCTTTTTCCTCAATCGGAAGCACTTCGGAAAGATCTTAGTAGCTAATGTTCCCGCCGGTCTTTCCTGGTTGGCATGGTTTGCGTTACTGGCTTGGGCTGTTACCGGAAAAATACGTAGTAAGAAAGGAGAAGTAAGTGAGTGCGCAGGTGTGCAGGGAGAACGCCCTGCCGCTGGTAAGCCTATAAGTAAATGA
- a CDS encoding RidA family protein translates to MSILNINPSSLYDGSSSCLSHARVDTKTGLVFVSGQVDWDSNCEVKNIGVGAQAESAMQNLLTVLDEAGSSVENLLQLRIYVRGEVSEHLGEIVPVLSKYLGTTRPAITGVGVISLASPETLIEIEAVAKTLL, encoded by the coding sequence ATGAGTATTCTGAATATTAATCCTTCTTCACTTTATGATGGCAGTTCTTCCTGCCTATCCCACGCCCGAGTCGATACCAAAACAGGCTTGGTATTTGTATCGGGTCAGGTGGATTGGGATAGTAATTGTGAAGTTAAAAACATAGGGGTTGGTGCTCAGGCGGAAAGCGCCATGCAAAACTTATTGACAGTATTGGATGAGGCCGGATCGTCGGTAGAGAACCTTTTGCAGTTACGTATCTATGTGCGTGGAGAAGTTAGTGAGCATCTGGGGGAAATAGTCCCCGTGCTATCTAAATATTTGGGTACTACTCGCCCGGCAATCACGGGGGTGGGAGTCATATCCCTGGCGTCGCCAGAGACATTGATCGAAATTGAGGCAGTGGCCAAAACGCTACTTTAA
- a CDS encoding MarR family transcriptional regulator yields MAKSINEDQKLDNQLCFSLYSASLAMSKMYKPLLETLGITYPQYLMMLVLWEDDGITATELSLRLGQDKGALTPVIKRLENQKLINRHRDPEDERRVIIELTDAGRSMQKEAASIPTQVLNACGLNPQSARALKTQIETLRQYLANP; encoded by the coding sequence ATGGCCAAGTCCATAAACGAAGACCAAAAACTCGATAACCAACTTTGCTTCAGCCTGTATTCTGCCTCCCTGGCAATGAGCAAGATGTACAAGCCTCTATTGGAGACACTGGGAATAACCTACCCCCAGTACTTGATGATGCTGGTGCTCTGGGAAGACGACGGAATCACCGCTACGGAGCTGAGTCTGCGGCTTGGCCAGGATAAAGGTGCCCTAACGCCAGTTATCAAACGACTGGAGAATCAAAAGCTGATCAACCGCCACCGAGACCCGGAGGACGAGCGTCGAGTCATTATCGAGCTGACTGATGCCGGTAGGTCGATGCAAAAAGAGGCTGCTTCAATTCCCACTCAAGTGCTGAATGCCTGTGGCTTGAATCCTCAGTCTGCACGGGCGCTAAAGACGCAAATAGAGACGCTTCGCCAATATTTAGCGAACCCCTGA
- a CDS encoding alpha/beta hydrolase — protein MNGLKVSKLALPLFFALGMTSASASISPGVEKNTQGFLQALAQGGGKPIEQLSPKDARAVLVEAQKGAQLPPAEVSKKTITVNGEKLELTIVKPKNTRGQIPAFMYFHGGGWVLGDYPTHERLIRDLVQRSGAAAVYVAYTPSPEAKYPTAINQAYAATQWVAENGEKIGVDGSRLAVAGNSVGGNMAAVVALMAKEKGTPDLQFQLLLWPVTDANFNNASYKQFAQDHFLTRDMMKWFWDNYTTDPKQRNEIYASPLRASKSQLVGLPPALVQTAEMDVLRDEGEAYARKLNEAGVTVTAVRYNGMIHDYGLLNALSDVPAVQDALDQAGSELREHLK, from the coding sequence ATGAATGGCTTAAAAGTTTCCAAGCTGGCACTACCCCTTTTCTTTGCTCTTGGTATGACTTCTGCGTCTGCTTCTATTTCCCCTGGTGTTGAGAAAAATACCCAGGGGTTCCTTCAAGCACTGGCGCAAGGTGGCGGCAAACCCATTGAGCAACTATCACCGAAAGATGCCCGCGCCGTCCTGGTCGAAGCCCAAAAGGGTGCGCAATTGCCGCCCGCTGAAGTCAGCAAGAAAACCATTACGGTTAATGGCGAAAAGCTGGAACTGACTATCGTTAAACCGAAAAACACCCGGGGCCAGATTCCCGCCTTTATGTATTTCCACGGCGGAGGCTGGGTCTTGGGTGACTACCCAACCCACGAACGCTTGATCCGCGATCTGGTTCAACGCTCCGGCGCCGCTGCGGTATATGTGGCTTACACCCCATCTCCAGAGGCCAAGTACCCGACTGCAATTAACCAGGCTTATGCGGCTACCCAGTGGGTCGCGGAGAATGGCGAAAAGATCGGTGTCGACGGTTCCCGTCTTGCCGTGGCCGGTAACAGTGTCGGTGGCAATATGGCAGCCGTGGTTGCCTTGATGGCGAAAGAGAAAGGAACACCGGATCTGCAATTCCAACTGCTGCTCTGGCCGGTTACCGATGCCAACTTCAACAACGCTTCTTACAAGCAGTTCGCCCAGGATCACTTCCTGACACGAGATATGATGAAGTGGTTCTGGGATAACTACACTACCGACCCCAAACAGCGCAACGAGATCTATGCTTCACCTCTGCGCGCAAGCAAATCCCAGTTGGTCGGCTTGCCTCCCGCTCTGGTGCAGACTGCTGAGATGGATGTGCTGAGAGATGAAGGCGAAGCTTACGCCCGCAAACTTAACGAAGCTGGTGTGACCGTAACCGCTGTTCGCTATAACGGCATGATTCACGACTACGGCCTACTAAATGCCCTGAGTGACGTGCCCGCAGTGCAGGATGCTCTTGATCAAGCAGGCTCCGAGCTTAGGGAACACCTCAAGTAA
- a CDS encoding YncE family protein — MRFLLLISMSLVLLAAGSLRAQTLVVGNKYEGTVSFIDLASGQEVKKPETGGSPHELIVSPDKSKVVVVSYLEDGYVGEELNVFDIASGKRLKRIDISPHKGPHGIAWLGDSNNVIVTTEETSDVIKVDVAEGKVLGVARTDQVGSHMLALSPDLKTAYVTSRGSDTFSVIDTETMELKSTIPAGDGPEAVWVSPDNSELWIGNNQSENIFIFDTETLKQKETIDVGFLPIRIRFHPDGEVVAVADLNGNRILVYDAKTRKRLHEIDVGSAGARQPASLFFSPDGKFLFAGSQRDGKVVEIDTATWKVKRIFNAGQGSDGIEWSPVNIQQ; from the coding sequence ATGAGATTTCTACTTTTAATTTCCATGTCATTAGTACTTTTAGCTGCTGGATCGCTAAGGGCGCAGACGTTGGTAGTAGGAAATAAATATGAGGGCACGGTGAGTTTTATTGACCTGGCTTCCGGCCAAGAGGTTAAGAAACCGGAAACTGGAGGTTCGCCCCATGAATTAATAGTGTCGCCGGATAAATCTAAAGTGGTGGTAGTTTCTTACCTTGAAGATGGTTACGTGGGAGAAGAGCTGAATGTATTCGATATCGCGAGCGGTAAGCGCCTGAAAAGAATTGATATCAGTCCACACAAAGGCCCTCACGGTATCGCTTGGCTGGGCGACAGCAATAATGTGATTGTTACGACAGAAGAAACCAGCGACGTGATAAAGGTGGATGTGGCTGAAGGAAAAGTATTGGGCGTTGCCCGTACTGATCAGGTAGGTAGCCATATGCTTGCACTATCACCTGATCTGAAGACCGCCTACGTTACTAGCCGGGGGTCGGATACGTTCAGTGTAATTGATACAGAGACTATGGAATTGAAATCTACAATACCGGCAGGGGATGGGCCGGAGGCGGTGTGGGTAAGCCCCGATAATAGCGAGCTATGGATAGGAAATAATCAGTCAGAAAATATCTTTATTTTCGATACTGAAACGTTAAAGCAAAAAGAAACGATAGATGTTGGTTTTCTGCCTATCCGAATCAGGTTTCACCCTGATGGCGAAGTGGTAGCTGTAGCAGACTTAAATGGTAATCGTATACTGGTGTATGACGCCAAGACCCGTAAACGGTTACATGAGATTGATGTCGGCAGCGCAGGGGCCAGACAGCCAGCATCGCTATTTTTCTCTCCGGACGGAAAGTTTTTGTTTGCCGGTTCTCAGAGAGACGGAAAAGTTGTTGAAATAGATACCGCAACTTGGAAAGTTAAGCGTATATTTAATGCGGGACAAGGGTCAGATGGTATTGAGTGGAGTCCAGTAAATATTCAGCAATAA